The sequence TTACAACCATAAGCATGCAGCAAAGATAGCCGAGCGGTTTGCTGTACTGTATCCGCAACTGGGCGCTGACTATTGCGAGGTAATCGACTATCAGGAAACTCAGAAAAAGTATTTGCTTGGTGAGTTTGAGAAGGTAGATCACGAACCACGTATAGCCGTAAGTGTGGACATGCTTGATACAGGCATCGATGTGCCCGAAATACTGAATCTGGTATTCTTTAAACCGGTACACTCGAAGATTAAGTTCGAACAGATGAAGGGACGTGGAACCCGACTGTGCGAGAACCTGTTAGGACCAGGCAAACATAAGGAGAAATTCCTGATTTTCGACTTCTGTAACAACTTTGATTACTTCGACGAGAATCCGAATGGTGCCACTACTTCAAGGCCAGTATCGCTTACAGAGCGTATTTTCGGTATGAAGTCGGATATGACTTTGCTGTTGCAGCGCGAGGGTAATAAAGACTTTGAGCGCCAGCTGCATAGTGAGATGAAACACGAGTTATGGCAGCAGGTAGATGGGCTTGGATTTGAGCGAATACTGGTGCGTAAGAATGGGGCAGAGATCGACCCGTTCCGAGCCGAAAAATATTGGGATGACCTGAAGGAAGCCGATATCGCTGTACTAAAGCATACCATCGGCCCATTGCTGGTAGCTTCGGGTGACGAAATGGCTATGATGCTGGATGTGATGATGTATGCCTGCGAACTGGCATATCTCAGAAAGGTAGCTATGCCATCAGCTGTTGTCGAGAAACTTAAGCAACTGTGTTACTTCTTGAAAGCTAAGAAGAGTAACATCCCACAAGTAAGAGAGCAAATGGCAACCTTAGATGAGGTGATGACCGACGAGTTCTGGCAGAAGGCTACGCTTGAGGATATGGAACGTGTGCGCAAGGTGCTGAGGGAACTGATGCGCTTTGCCATCGATAAGAACGATAACAAAACGTTTGATGTTGACATCAAGGATATCATAGATGCCCCACGCGTAGATACGCCTAAACCACAGAATGTAACTTATAGTCAGAAAGTGTTCGACTATCTGGCTGAGCATCGCAACGACGAGGTGTTCCAGAAGATATATAATATGGAGCAGTTGACTATTGCTGATGTACACGAGCTGGAGCGTATCATGTGGGAAGAGTTAGGTAGCAAGGAACAGTATGAAGAATACTGCAAACGAGAGCGCAAGATATATGGTGGCAATGTAGCTGCATTGATTCGTTCGCTGTGCGGTATCGACAGGGCAAAGGCTCATCAGAAGTTCTACGAGTTTATCCGTTCTGAGCAGCTAACAGCCATACAAGAGGAATATCTGGATAGCATACTGAACTATGTATGTGCCAATGGCGATATGGAACGCCGCACCTTAGGTCAGGATCCGTATCGTGAGTTTAACTGGCAACTGGCTTTTGGCGACAATCGCGCCAAAGTGGCCAACTACGTAGATTTTATGCACCATCTGATAGAGGGCGTCATACCATACCCCAAACTCGACGAAGAAACCTCTCTCCCCATGGCCGCCGAAGAGTAAGAATAAAAAAGCGAGGAGCGAACATCACTGTTGGCTCCTCGTATTACTTAAACTATAAAATTGAATTAATCAACCATAAATCTTAACTAATGCTCAGCGCATCGCTGCGAATAATGGGCATTAAAACAAATTCCTAGGTGCAAATATAATACTATTTTTTGAACCATCAATAATTAATCGGGAAAAATTTTGTTAATTCTATTAAATTTATTACCTTTGCATTCGTATTAGTAAACCTAACTTAAGTTATTTATTGAGAGTTGTTAACATGTTGAATTACTTAAAATCAGAAAGGAGGGCAAAGAGATGATGATAACATAAGATTTTCCGTTTAATATTTGGGCGGAAAGTCTTTATTACGAAAGATGCACCGCCTGTGATAAATGTATGAAGACTAATATCAAACCTATTCTATAAAAGCTAAGACTGAATAAAATGAAATTCAAGGTCTTTTTCGTCAGGTATGTACAAAGCATGCCTGATCTCTTCGGGAATGTCGTGGCCGTAGATGGTACCGATGCTCTCAAACCCGTGATTGTCAACGACTTCTTGAAACGCAAGGAGCTAACTTTTATCAACCCCAGAAATGGAAAAACCTATCACCGACATTATGCCATTATGCCTCAGGGTGGAGTGGCTGTGATTGATGTGGGAAAATATGTGGATGGCAACTTTGTGTATGCTACCGTAGGCATTAATCTGAGCGGTAACCAGTACCAACCATATATAGTGATAGGATGCCACCATAAAGAGTTTAGCGATACAAACCTGATAGCTAATATGGTAACACAATCGCTTAACTGGGCGCTGGCTGGTACCAATACAACCGTAAAGCTTGAGGCCTGCCATAAGCCAATAGCCTGGGAAAAGGATATCTTGCATTCGTATATGAAGGGTATGGATAACCGTATGTTTAACCCCATGAATGTTTTTGGATATGAGATGCTTGAAGAGCGGTTTGAAGAAATCGGTAAAAGTAAGGGGCGACCAAGAAAATCGATTAATATAGACGATTATCTGCCCAAGGCTATGCGACAGAAAATTAAAGACTGGCTACATGAGGAGACTGATCAATATCAGTATCCGATTGATATGATGAGGGCTATAAGAGTTCTGTTTGAACTGGAGATTATTAAGAGGCCTACTTACGAGGCATTTGTGAGAGCGTTTGATAAAGAACAACTGATAGCGCCATCGACCTATAATAGTTATATGAACCTGAATAATAATCCCTATGAACACGATGCTACTTACGTAAGTATGAAAGCTGATGCAAGGAGAAAGTTCTTTCTTGATAGCGTTTGATAGCGTTTGATAGCATTTAATAGCATTAGATAGCGTTTAATAGCGCTTGATAGCATTATCCATTATTTCATATTTCGCTATGAAATGATGGATATTTTTTGTTTTATTTTTAGCTGGATACTTTACTTTTGCAAGCGGATTTCCAACCATTAGTAATAATGTCTAAGCAGAAACATGTGTGGGCCTATTCTGTTTCGCAAACGTGAAGCAAGAATGAAACAAATTGTGATAGAAATTGAGGATGAGGCTTACGAGCCTTTTATGGGAATGTTGCGCCTTTGTCCTGCTGCAAAGGTGGTGGGCACGAACAGCTTTGCTGAAACACGCGATGTGATTGATCGGTGTTTTGCTGAAGCTATTAGGGAGTTGCAAGCCGATAAAAAGGTGTATAAGCGTCCCAGCGACCTGGCTTACATCATGATAGGTGTAAACGATGGTGCTATTAATGGTGTGGATTATTATCTAACGCCTGATGACTTTACTGGCTATCTGTTACAGGTTGGTATTAATCAACTGCCTAAACGCTCAACAATCTACAATAAGGTGAATGACACCGTTGGCAAATTTCCTGATTGGAGCTTTGTACATGATGTGAAACCTAAAGAAAAGATAAGGAGAAAAAATCTGTTTTTGCGTTTTTCGAGTGCTTTCGGAAGGGCTAAACGCCAAAAGTTGGACGGATTTTTGGACAAGTAACCGAAAGCTGGACAGGTTTCTGGACAATCGAAAAAACGGCCATTGTCGGCTCGAAAACTTGCTATACTTTTGCCGACGGAAATCAGATGATAGTCGTCTGATATGGTTTAAATTAAAGAATAAAAAATGAGAAAGAAGATGAACATTATCGGTTACTTTACTGTACCGATAAAAGTGATTGAGGGTGAAATGAGTTGCGATCAGGACATCGACAGCTACGCACTCAACGTTAAGGATCTGTTGGACCAACAGGTGAGTCAAGAACTGAGTGAAAAACTTACTGAGATGCTACTTGGTTTTAATGAAGATGTGCAACTGGAAATGGTTGAGAACATGCTTAGTTTTATCTGTGCTAAGGTGCTGCACACTACGGGGTGTTATTCGGTTGATACAGCATTGGAATTGTGCTATAAGTGGATTGGCGAGGAGCTAGGAATAGCTACCAGCGGGTTCGGTAAACTGATGAATAAGCTGATTTAACGATGGCGGAGAAGAAAATTAGAATAGAAGGCCGGGTGAAACGGATAGAGTATCTGAGATACCTGGCTAATGTGAGAGCTGAAGAACACCAGGCGGTGGATATGGGATACCGCATCACGCGCAAAAGTATCGAAGAGATTAGGGAGGAATTCGTTAGAGTTTCAAATTTTGATTCAATCTATTTGGAAATTTAAAAATGTAACAATGAAATAATGTAACAATTTTAAAAAGTAAAAGAATTATGAACACAATGATTTTAAGAGTGAAAAAGTGCGGGGTAATGACTACCGTACAGAGTGAGAAAAGTGAGAATGGCGTACTTGACAAGCGTACACTGGTACTGCAGATGTTGGGTGGCAAGTATGAGGACAGCTTTGTGGTAACAGCCCTGGGCAGTTTGGCCACCATCGAGTGGACCGAGGGCGAGTTGGTTGCCTGTAGCATGAGCTTCAGAACCCGAGAGCACAACGGACAGGTGTACATGGACGTGATTGCGAACGAAATCCAAAAGATTAAACGTTGAACATTAAACATTAAAGATTAAACATTAAAGATTAAAAAAGTTATGTATTTAAGTGAAGCAATTAAAGCAATGGAGATGAACCTCCGCAGCACATGTATGATGCTGGAGGCTGTAAGAAACAATCAAGTGGACAAGGCAATAGATTATGACTGGCTGCCGATGCAGGACCATCTGGCCTTGTGTATTCCAACGATTACTATTAGCGAGGAATCAA is a genomic window of Xylanibacter ruminicola 23 containing:
- a CDS encoding DUF3127 domain-containing protein, with protein sequence MNTMILRVKKCGVMTTVQSEKSENGVLDKRTLVLQMLGGKYEDSFVVTALGSLATIEWTEGELVACSMSFRTREHNGQVYMDVIANEIQKIKR